From Cytophagales bacterium, the proteins below share one genomic window:
- a CDS encoding LysR family transcriptional regulator: protein MINLEWYRTFKAVYKHGNYSKAAEELYMSQPAVSNQMSMLEANVGHKLFVRKSKGVEATENAKFLNNLIIESLDTLEEVESMYSRRLKKEEKLHVLGISEHLYKSFLSNRLTGFKHLSIRFEESHDVLFNLVNQQEIDAAIVHQEVQTFDVLSCKILSSPLVIVGHPDIDTSDIDQYLQHDDLKKTQHWLEHQIWFSHMSTNPFIKLFWMHCFNKKRPKVFTNYIIPNEYFMLQELTQTKGIGITVLENAKPFLASDTLKLIWQSDTYPDRNYYLIAHKKQKLFFESVKGALGVDE, encoded by the coding sequence ATGATCAATTTGGAATGGTACCGGACTTTTAAAGCCGTCTATAAACACGGTAATTACTCAAAAGCGGCGGAGGAATTGTACATGAGTCAGCCGGCAGTCAGCAATCAGATGAGTATGCTGGAAGCGAATGTTGGCCACAAATTGTTTGTGCGAAAATCCAAAGGCGTAGAGGCTACAGAAAATGCGAAGTTCCTGAACAACCTGATCATTGAATCACTGGACACATTGGAAGAGGTAGAGTCGATGTACAGTCGTCGCCTCAAAAAAGAAGAGAAGCTACATGTACTAGGGATCAGTGAACATTTGTATAAAAGCTTTTTATCCAATCGATTAACCGGCTTTAAGCACTTGAGCATCCGTTTCGAGGAGAGTCATGATGTCCTGTTTAACCTGGTCAATCAACAAGAAATTGATGCCGCAATTGTTCACCAGGAAGTTCAAACTTTTGATGTGCTTTCCTGCAAGATCTTGAGTTCACCGCTGGTCATTGTCGGGCATCCGGACATTGATACAAGTGATATCGATCAATATTTGCAACATGATGATCTCAAGAAAACTCAGCACTGGCTAGAGCACCAGATCTGGTTCTCACACATGTCTACCAACCCCTTTATCAAGCTCTTCTGGATGCATTGTTTCAACAAGAAAAGACCCAAAGTATTCACCAATTACATCATTCCAAATGAATACTTTATGCTTCAGGAATTAACTCAAACCAAAGGAATTGGTATAACAGTACTGGAAAATGCCAAACCATTTCTGGCTAGCGACACCCTCAAGCTCATCTGGCAATCCGATACTTACCCTGATAGAAATTATTACCTGATCGCTCACAAGAAGCAAAAGCTATTTTTCGAGTCGGTAAAAGGGGCCTTAGGGGTCGATGAATAA
- a CDS encoding two-component regulator propeller domain-containing protein produces the protein MKKWTFLVLPLWLMASHTYSQGDFYFEQWHLEEGLSNQVIRNIAQDSHGFLWLATEQGLNRFDGQNFSHYLHVPGDTNSITNNLLFGLAIDQQDVIWVGTELGLNAYDLKLNQWHHFRNDPDDPNSLSDNYVRKVFVDSQDRIWVGTQNGLNLFDRTTGQFQRLMDDRQFADAFDRKTFSYNRINDVYEDNEGRIWVGTDGGGIRIYEPDSWDKFTSIYVRDNLESRARIVRKVFQDAIGDWWFGTDAGLARYSSDLTLQTFFEPHDAFDSLSDQYVWDMLEGPDGHLWVSTYRGGINVLDRNQNRFIKHFDSSNGLSSDQVWDMFKDHSGGIWVGCEGAGGLNYYHPALRKFAHHLSEDGTKFIVDNIFESTPQLLLLSTSEGLLHYHVPDRTYQCITEKVANESEYFFFEQHNNRTYLMSSRSIYRLDEKFNLIQKFHSKLLINGAIITDTYMADSGEIWMGTISQGLLRVNLITGEEEQFFKEGNSDIYQDSRSITSLAAGPDGKLWVASVRSGLFLLDPSNGEYEQFLYHTGQFYEPTITAIVSAPDSILWLGTVSNGLVRFNWETTESKFVSSKNKELSQGITALLIDEQQKLWISTKNGLVTMDLASQQFHIFNQEDGLQGPLFRPAIHQGTSGKLYFGGTNGFNVLDVEHLTFNDEQPGIFFESLMVNDQLIQPGGKWLPDGLEHQTRIRLPYDQNYLKLNFTAPTAIQADNNAFAYRLSEDQPWQDLNQNRELSLPNLTAGFYELAIKARNSDGLWGKPSILNIDILPPFWQTVWFRSTIFLIVIFLLVGFYRYRLRQISRQKQLLEQEVSDRTSELKLQKEKAEEDRELIASQAEELKEMDKVKTKFFANISHELRTPLTLINGPLETFLEREGETLNQEALTLIKTANQNGESLLGLVEEILDLTKLEAGKLPLIENPLPMKELLTDLFDAYHYDLKVKGVIAEFDFELPEDTCLYLDGRKVKKVINNLLSNARKFTQPGDKISLRATKEEGWLKVAVKDTGRGIDPTDVPHIFDRFYQSKKDGKAEGGTGIGLALSMELSKLMNGSLHVMSELGTGSEFVLKLPFKPAELQLIDELETDAGADLNQALRQVVINYSEFFNIDQPTLLLAEDNTAMRRFIANVFEGQFRILEAQDGRHALKYLDKERVDLMISDVMMPGMDGFELLNALKANVEWRGLSVIMLTARAAEEDKLFALTKGVDDYLTKPFNKAELLARVKNILENRVARHETDAIGNLNSKALNIDQKFLVSLQDLIEKNLDNQLLSVPYLSDEVALSPRQLQRKVKEITGLSPLGFIKEIRLQKAYRFLANREVPSVADAARKVGFEKTDYFSSQFIARFGKRPSSML, from the coding sequence TTGAAGAAGTGGACTTTTTTAGTGCTTCCTTTATGGTTGATGGCCAGCCATACCTATTCGCAAGGCGACTTTTACTTTGAACAATGGCACCTGGAAGAGGGACTGAGCAATCAGGTGATCAGGAATATTGCGCAAGACAGCCATGGTTTTTTATGGCTGGCCACAGAGCAAGGTCTGAATCGATTTGATGGCCAAAACTTCTCGCATTATCTCCATGTACCTGGCGATACAAATAGCATTACAAATAATCTGTTATTTGGCCTGGCCATTGATCAGCAAGACGTGATTTGGGTGGGCACTGAATTGGGACTCAATGCCTACGACTTGAAGTTGAACCAATGGCATCATTTTCGAAATGATCCGGACGATCCCAATAGTCTGAGCGACAATTATGTACGAAAGGTGTTCGTGGATTCCCAAGACAGGATCTGGGTGGGTACACAAAATGGACTCAACTTGTTTGACCGAACCACTGGGCAATTTCAACGACTCATGGATGATCGTCAATTTGCCGATGCTTTCGATCGTAAAACCTTTTCCTATAACCGTATCAATGACGTGTATGAAGACAATGAGGGTCGGATATGGGTAGGAACCGATGGCGGTGGAATACGTATTTACGAACCTGATTCCTGGGATAAGTTCACTTCTATCTATGTCAGAGACAACCTGGAGTCCCGAGCTCGAATCGTGAGAAAGGTATTTCAGGATGCTATTGGTGATTGGTGGTTTGGTACCGACGCGGGCCTGGCTCGATATTCATCAGATTTGACGTTACAAACATTTTTTGAGCCTCATGATGCTTTCGACAGCCTTTCTGATCAGTATGTATGGGACATGTTAGAAGGTCCGGATGGTCACCTATGGGTAAGTACTTACCGTGGTGGGATCAATGTCCTGGATCGGAATCAAAATCGATTCATTAAGCACTTTGATAGCAGCAATGGATTGTCCAGTGATCAGGTTTGGGACATGTTCAAAGATCATTCAGGAGGCATTTGGGTCGGCTGTGAAGGTGCAGGAGGACTCAATTATTATCACCCGGCACTTCGAAAGTTTGCCCACCATTTATCCGAAGATGGCACCAAGTTTATCGTGGACAACATTTTTGAAAGTACACCACAATTGCTACTGCTCAGTACTTCTGAAGGATTACTTCATTATCACGTTCCTGACAGGACTTACCAATGCATCACGGAGAAGGTCGCGAATGAAAGCGAGTATTTCTTTTTCGAACAGCACAATAATCGGACCTATTTAATGTCGTCCCGATCTATCTATCGATTGGATGAAAAGTTTAACCTGATACAGAAGTTCCACTCAAAATTGCTGATTAATGGAGCAATCATTACAGATACTTACATGGCTGATTCGGGTGAAATTTGGATGGGGACCATTTCACAAGGCCTGTTGCGAGTAAACCTGATCACCGGAGAAGAAGAACAGTTTTTTAAAGAAGGTAATTCCGATATTTATCAGGATTCTCGTTCGATCACTAGCCTGGCGGCAGGTCCTGATGGTAAGCTCTGGGTAGCTTCTGTAAGAAGTGGTCTGTTTCTGCTCGATCCCTCGAATGGTGAATATGAGCAGTTTTTGTATCATACAGGGCAATTTTACGAGCCAACGATTACAGCTATAGTATCAGCACCTGATTCGATCTTATGGCTGGGAACAGTGTCTAATGGACTGGTCCGGTTTAATTGGGAAACTACTGAATCTAAGTTTGTAAGCTCGAAGAACAAGGAGTTAAGTCAGGGAATCACAGCGCTGTTAATCGACGAGCAACAGAAGCTTTGGATCAGCACGAAAAACGGTCTGGTAACCATGGATCTGGCCAGTCAGCAGTTTCATATTTTTAATCAGGAAGATGGTCTCCAGGGACCGCTATTTCGTCCTGCAATCCATCAGGGGACTAGTGGTAAATTGTATTTTGGAGGCACAAATGGGTTCAATGTGCTTGATGTGGAGCATTTGACCTTCAATGATGAGCAGCCTGGGATCTTTTTTGAAAGCCTAATGGTCAATGATCAGTTGATTCAACCTGGAGGAAAATGGTTACCGGATGGATTGGAGCATCAGACCCGTATCCGATTACCCTATGATCAGAATTACCTAAAACTCAACTTTACCGCTCCGACTGCAATCCAGGCGGATAACAATGCTTTTGCATACCGCCTGTCTGAAGATCAACCATGGCAAGACCTGAATCAAAACCGCGAACTGTCGTTACCAAATTTAACTGCGGGTTTTTATGAACTAGCCATCAAGGCCCGGAATAGTGATGGTTTGTGGGGGAAACCGTCTATTTTAAATATCGACATTTTGCCACCGTTTTGGCAGACCGTCTGGTTTCGGAGTACGATCTTCTTGATAGTCATTTTCTTGTTGGTGGGATTTTATCGTTATCGTCTTAGACAGATCTCTAGACAAAAACAGCTACTGGAACAGGAAGTCAGTGACCGGACCAGCGAATTGAAGCTACAAAAAGAAAAAGCGGAGGAAGACCGTGAGCTCATTGCGAGTCAGGCTGAAGAGCTCAAGGAAATGGACAAGGTGAAAACCAAGTTTTTCGCCAATATTTCCCATGAACTTCGAACCCCGCTCACCTTGATCAATGGGCCTTTGGAAACATTCCTTGAAAGAGAAGGCGAGACACTCAACCAGGAGGCTTTGACACTAATCAAAACGGCTAATCAAAATGGAGAATCTTTACTCGGTTTGGTAGAAGAGATCCTGGACCTCACCAAATTGGAAGCGGGTAAGTTGCCACTGATCGAAAACCCCCTTCCAATGAAAGAATTACTGACGGACTTATTTGATGCCTATCATTATGACTTGAAGGTGAAGGGAGTAATTGCCGAATTTGATTTTGAACTTCCTGAGGATACATGTCTGTATTTGGATGGCCGGAAGGTGAAGAAAGTAATTAATAACCTGCTTTCAAATGCCAGGAAGTTTACCCAGCCAGGAGATAAGATCAGTTTACGTGCCACGAAAGAAGAAGGGTGGTTGAAAGTAGCTGTAAAAGATACAGGACGGGGGATAGATCCGACTGATGTGCCTCATATTTTTGATCGGTTTTACCAATCGAAGAAGGATGGAAAAGCAGAAGGTGGAACAGGTATCGGGTTGGCCCTTAGTATGGAATTAAGTAAACTGATGAATGGATCGCTTCATGTCATGAGTGAATTGGGCACCGGCAGTGAGTTTGTTTTGAAACTTCCATTCAAACCCGCGGAGCTTCAGTTAATTGACGAATTAGAAACAGATGCAGGTGCAGATTTGAATCAGGCGCTTCGTCAAGTGGTGATAAATTATAGTGAGTTTTTCAATATCGATCAGCCGACACTGCTACTGGCTGAAGATAACACTGCTATGCGACGATTCATCGCCAACGTTTTTGAAGGGCAATTTCGGATTCTGGAAGCACAAGATGGAAGGCACGCATTGAAGTACCTGGACAAAGAACGCGTGGACTTAATGATCTCCGATGTAATGATGCCAGGCATGGACGGATTTGAATTGCTCAATGCTTTGAAAGCTAATGTGGAATGGCGAGGCCTTTCAGTTATCATGCTCACTGCCCGTGCTGCAGAAGAAGATAAGCTATTTGCGTTGACCAAAGGGGTTGATGATTACCTTACAAAACCATTCAATAAAGCCGAATTATTGGCCAGGGTAAAGAACATTCTGGAAAACAGAGTAGCCCGACATGAAACAGATGCGATAGGAAATTTGAATAGCAAAGCATTGAACATTGATCAGAAATTTTTAGTGAGTCTGCAGGATCTTATTGAGAAAAACCTGGATAATCAATTGCTGAGCGTGCCTTACTTGTCCGATGAAGTAGCCCTAAGTCCCAGGCAGTTACAACGAAAGGTCAAGGAAATAACGGGACTTTCTCCGCTGGGTTTCATCAAGGAGATCAGGCTTCAAAAAGCTTATCGTTTTCTGGCCAATCGGGAAGTCCCTTCTGTGGCTGATGCCGCGAGAAAAGTTGGATTCGAAAAAACAGACTATTTCTCATCCCAATTTATCGCCCGATTCGGCAAGCGTCCATCGAGTATGCTATGA
- a CDS encoding DUF2200 family protein — protein MKVTAEKNEKVANMIFASIYPLYWNRLEKNGRTKEEFHQVLEWFTGFDEADLQSIIDEKATFRTFFQKAKIHPNAHMIKGVVCGYRIEEIEEEFDIYKQCRQMEKLIDELAKGRKIEKILREEKR, from the coding sequence ATGAAAGTCACAGCCGAAAAGAACGAAAAAGTGGCAAATATGATCTTTGCGTCTATCTATCCTCTCTATTGGAATAGACTAGAAAAGAATGGCAGGACCAAAGAAGAATTCCATCAGGTATTAGAATGGTTTACTGGTTTTGATGAGGCTGATTTACAATCGATCATAGATGAAAAAGCAACGTTTAGAACGTTTTTCCAAAAGGCGAAAATTCATCCAAACGCTCATATGATCAAAGGAGTCGTATGCGGCTATCGAATTGAAGAAATAGAAGAGGAGTTTGATATATACAAGCAATGCAGGCAAATGGAGAAGCTGATTGATGAGTTGGCTAAAGGGCGCAAAATAGAAAAGATTTTGCGTGAAGAGAAGAGGTAG
- a CDS encoding DUF2165 domain-containing protein — MYSTGLLIRLTKVVSVFSLGLMAALVVFGNITDYNTNYQFVKHVFMMDTTFPSANIHYRSICGPLVVNGGYIFIIIMEAIMAFCCLKGSWKLWKHLKSAPEVFHANKNWSIAGLLMGIVIWFLGFQVVGGEWFSMWQSQIWNGLAAADRIVTFITLVLILLHFKEEKVQNDQTKEHQQNETTF, encoded by the coding sequence ATGTACTCCACAGGATTGTTAATCAGACTCACAAAAGTTGTTTCCGTATTTTCTTTAGGCCTCATGGCGGCATTGGTTGTATTCGGGAATATTACTGACTATAACACGAACTACCAGTTTGTAAAACATGTCTTTATGATGGATACCACCTTTCCATCAGCAAATATCCACTATCGCAGTATCTGTGGTCCTTTAGTTGTAAATGGAGGATATATTTTCATCATTATCATGGAAGCGATAATGGCTTTTTGTTGTTTAAAAGGAAGTTGGAAACTCTGGAAACATTTAAAAAGTGCTCCCGAAGTTTTTCATGCAAACAAAAACTGGTCAATTGCTGGCTTGTTGATGGGTATTGTTATCTGGTTTCTGGGTTTTCAGGTTGTTGGTGGAGAATGGTTTTCCATGTGGCAAAGTCAAATTTGGAACGGACTGGCTGCTGCGGACCGAATCGTGACCTTTATTACTCTTGTACTTATTCTATTGCATTTTAAGGAAGAGAAAGTGCAGAATGACCAAACCAAAGAACATCAGCAAAATGAAACAACATTTTGA